Proteins encoded within one genomic window of uncultured Desulfobacter sp.:
- a CDS encoding penicillin-binding protein activator translates to MIDAKYIKYVISVCLFIAFAIFPGCSKHTIPVSSSSSPRVPVQKNVPRQATVPELINQARILSDQNAVQDALLIYNHALGLVQRPGAGHDAVFKKIILDDVENLLSKIDPEEIEKFSRITNLSIPQDLFDYWAGYKYARQEDFINAANILNAFLEKYPNHPKSEQVKMLLAGLGAIPFNKKRIGVILPMSGKYKFYGQQAMKGIELALARLSESGIKGLTIEVKDSMSDPDHAAMCVDQLGNNDVFSILGPILVSRQAAENAQTLGIPMIALTQKTEFPQYGDYIFSNFLTPEMQVQALGSYVFHDIGLQRVAVLYPNDKYGNRYMQAFKNMVDQYEGQLTAAQEYDGSKTDFSDSIKQLIRNTGLRFQALFIPDLVSRINLILPQLVYHDVKDFTLLGTNLWHRDSLLKETKRYNRHAVICDGYFSGSVNPETAWFDKAYQDLYQKKPGFLEAIAYDTAQILFMAASADDVSSRRQLKEVLQGQFIFDGATGRTRFDETGTPSKRLFLITIKGDQFMEINR, encoded by the coding sequence ATGATTGATGCAAAATACATAAAATATGTAATTTCTGTTTGCCTTTTCATTGCTTTTGCTATTTTCCCTGGATGTTCCAAGCATACTATTCCAGTTTCTTCTTCCTCGTCGCCCCGGGTTCCGGTGCAGAAAAACGTACCCCGGCAGGCAACTGTGCCCGAGCTTATTAATCAGGCCAGAATTTTAAGTGATCAAAACGCTGTCCAGGATGCTTTACTTATCTACAATCATGCTTTGGGTCTGGTCCAAAGGCCCGGGGCTGGTCATGATGCAGTTTTTAAAAAGATCATTCTTGATGATGTTGAGAACTTGTTATCAAAAATAGACCCCGAAGAGATTGAAAAATTTTCAAGAATTACAAACCTTTCAATTCCTCAGGACCTTTTTGACTACTGGGCGGGTTACAAATACGCGCGGCAAGAAGATTTTATCAACGCTGCAAATATTTTGAATGCATTTCTTGAAAAATATCCCAATCATCCAAAAAGCGAGCAGGTAAAGATGCTTTTGGCAGGTTTGGGTGCCATACCCTTTAATAAGAAAAGGATCGGGGTTATTCTGCCCATGTCCGGGAAATATAAGTTTTACGGGCAACAAGCCATGAAAGGGATTGAGCTTGCCCTGGCAAGACTTTCTGAATCCGGAATCAAGGGGTTAACCATTGAGGTTAAAGACAGTATGTCAGATCCTGATCACGCAGCCATGTGTGTGGATCAACTTGGCAACAATGATGTTTTTTCCATCTTAGGGCCTATTTTGGTGTCAAGGCAAGCGGCGGAAAACGCCCAGACTCTGGGTATTCCCATGATTGCTCTAACTCAGAAAACAGAATTTCCCCAATATGGGGATTATATATTCAGCAATTTTTTAACCCCTGAAATGCAAGTTCAGGCGCTGGGTAGTTATGTTTTTCATGACATAGGGCTTCAAAGAGTGGCTGTTTTATATCCAAACGACAAATATGGCAATCGTTATATGCAGGCGTTCAAAAATATGGTTGACCAGTATGAAGGCCAGTTAACAGCGGCTCAGGAGTACGATGGCAGCAAAACCGATTTTTCGGATTCTATCAAACAGTTGATCAGAAATACAGGCTTACGTTTTCAGGCGTTGTTTATCCCGGATTTGGTGTCTCGGATCAATTTGATACTCCCCCAACTTGTTTATCATGACGTCAAGGATTTTACTCTGTTGGGAACCAATCTGTGGCACCGAGACAGCCTTCTAAAGGAAACGAAAAGGTATAATAGACACGCTGTCATCTGTGACGGATATTTTTCCGGCAGCGTCAATCCTGAAACCGCATGGTTTGATAAGGCCTACCAGGATTTATACCAGAAGAAGCCCGGGTTTCTTGAAGCCATCGCCTATGATACGGCTCAAATTCTGTTTATGGCCGCCAGTGCCGATGACGTAAGTTCTCGAAGGCAACTCAAGGAGGTCCTGCAGGGGCAGTTTATATTTGACGGGGCTACCGGACGCACACGGTTTGACGAGACCGGCACCCCAAGCAAGAGGTTGTTTTTGATTACCATAAAGGGAGATCAGTTTATGGAGATCAACCGTTAA
- the miaA gene encoding tRNA (adenosine(37)-N6)-dimethylallyltransferase MiaA, protein MTKIITICGPTGIGKTGFAIALARELNGEIIGADSMQIYKYMDIGTAKPDEKERQLAVHHLVDFLDPADNFDAKKFTQLADQAISDIAERGKVPVIAGGTGLYVRALIHGLFRGKPVCPATLDKLNKALEEKGGVALHEQLAQCDPKAAETIHPNDGFRIVRALEVFLTTGVPISECRQTHDFKSDRYQSLTFGLHMDRKLLYDRINQRVDIMMAQGLLAEVKKLVKQGYSLELKSMQSIGYRHMGMYIKGEVSLEEAVRLLKRDTRRYAKRQFTWFNKEKNLIWIDTKDLEKAMEMARDFLR, encoded by the coding sequence ATGACAAAAATTATTACAATATGCGGACCAACAGGGATCGGAAAAACAGGTTTTGCCATTGCCCTGGCCCGGGAACTTAATGGTGAGATCATTGGCGCAGATTCCATGCAGATATATAAATATATGGATATTGGAACTGCTAAACCCGATGAAAAGGAGCGGCAGCTTGCCGTACACCACTTGGTTGATTTTCTTGATCCGGCAGATAATTTTGATGCGAAAAAATTTACCCAATTGGCGGATCAAGCTATTTCCGATATTGCAGAACGGGGCAAGGTACCGGTGATCGCCGGTGGCACGGGGCTTTATGTCAGAGCCTTAATTCACGGCCTGTTCAGAGGGAAACCTGTTTGTCCGGCAACTCTGGATAAACTGAATAAAGCGCTTGAGGAAAAGGGTGGCGTGGCGCTTCATGAGCAATTGGCTCAATGTGATCCTAAAGCAGCAGAAACGATTCATCCCAATGACGGATTCAGGATAGTCAGGGCCCTTGAGGTGTTTTTGACCACGGGCGTTCCCATTTCCGAATGTCGACAGACCCACGATTTCAAATCAGATCGATACCAAAGTCTTACCTTTGGCCTTCACATGGACCGAAAACTGTTATATGACCGGATCAATCAGCGGGTGGATATTATGATGGCCCAAGGGTTGCTCGCTGAAGTTAAAAAACTTGTGAAGCAGGGGTATTCCCTGGAATTGAAATCCATGCAGTCCATCGGCTACCGGCATATGGGTATGTATATAAAAGGTGAAGTCAGCCTTGAAGAGGCGGTTCGGCTGCTTAAACGTGATACCCGCAGGTATGCCAAACGGCAATTTACCTGGTTTAACAAGGAAAAGAATCTGATCTGGATTGATACTAAAGATTTGGAAAAAGCCATGGAAATGGCAAGAGATTTTTTGAGATAA
- a CDS encoding TusE/DsrC/DsvC family sulfur relay protein — MATLEFNGKTFEIDEDGFLLDYNMYNEEWVTYVQGQEGIDEMTDEHWQLVKVLQDYYEKNGIAPMVRVLSKLTKFKLKHIYELFPSGPGKGACKMAGLPKPTGCV; from the coding sequence ATGGCAACACTTGAGTTCAACGGTAAAACATTCGAAATAGATGAAGACGGATTTCTTCTTGATTACAATATGTACAATGAAGAGTGGGTAACGTACGTACAAGGTCAGGAAGGCATTGATGAAATGACTGACGAACACTGGCAGCTTGTTAAAGTTCTCCAGGACTACTACGAGAAAAACGGTATTGCTCCCATGGTTCGCGTTCTTTCTAAACTCACTAAGTTCAAACTGAAACACATCTATGAACTGTTCCCCTCCGGACCTGGTAAAGGTGCCTGCAAAATGGCCGGCCTTCCGAAACCGACCGGTTGTGTATAG
- a CDS encoding Lrp/AsnC family transcriptional regulator: protein MIENQVRKTILNRIQADFPIHPRPYKILAEELGLSEDQLIDEIAQMKQEIIIRRIGGNFSPDRLGFYSTLCAARVAPDKIDLFTQTVNSFSGVTHNYQRDHQYNIWFTFIAPSVQKIKENLETISQKTGVTEILNLPATHVFKIAANFKV from the coding sequence ATGATAGAAAACCAGGTAAGAAAAACGATACTGAACAGGATCCAGGCCGATTTCCCGATTCACCCAAGGCCCTACAAAATTCTGGCTGAGGAATTGGGCCTAAGTGAAGACCAGCTCATTGATGAAATCGCACAGATGAAACAAGAGATAATTATCCGTAGGATCGGCGGAAATTTCAGTCCTGACCGCCTAGGGTTTTACTCTACCCTGTGTGCAGCCCGGGTGGCTCCTGACAAAATAGACCTATTCACCCAAACCGTTAATAGTTTCAGTGGCGTTACCCATAACTATCAACGTGATCATCAGTACAATATCTGGTTTACATTTATTGCACCTTCAGTTCAAAAAATTAAAGAAAACCTTGAAACCATTTCGCAAAAAACCGGAGTGACCGAAATTCTAAATCTGCCGGCCACCCATGTATTTAAAATTGCGGCTAATTTTAAAGTCTGA
- a CDS encoding nitrilase-related carbon-nitrogen hydrolase → MQNIRVALVIQNCPVNRFAYNLARTVKHVSDAALQHADFVVFPEMNLTGYAPADLSNAVALDSGWMDELTRLAQKHEIAILTGLVEKDPSGKIYATHLVFRPDQPVTRYRKVHLSPFEAPYFTCGDDVKVFKFKGVHFGIQLCYDAHFPELSTAMALKKADIIFFPHASPRGTPGEKSASWKRHLTARAYDNAVFVAAVNQVGENNAGLKFPGISMMFGPDGFLAGENIAYKTKMDTHVLNISLLEHIRTHKMRYFLPNRRENLIDG, encoded by the coding sequence ATGCAAAACATTCGTGTGGCCCTGGTCATCCAAAACTGCCCTGTAAACCGGTTTGCTTATAATCTTGCCCGGACAGTCAAACATGTTTCCGATGCAGCGCTACAACACGCCGATTTTGTGGTATTTCCTGAAATGAATCTCACAGGTTATGCCCCAGCAGATTTAAGCAATGCCGTGGCCCTTGATTCCGGATGGATGGATGAACTGACCCGACTTGCGCAAAAACATGAAATCGCCATACTCACAGGGCTCGTTGAAAAGGACCCTTCAGGAAAAATATACGCCACACACCTGGTGTTCCGCCCGGATCAACCTGTGACCCGGTACAGAAAAGTCCACCTATCTCCATTTGAGGCGCCCTATTTCACCTGTGGAGATGATGTAAAGGTATTTAAATTCAAAGGCGTTCATTTCGGAATCCAGCTGTGTTATGATGCCCATTTCCCAGAATTATCAACGGCGATGGCATTAAAAAAGGCGGATATTATTTTTTTCCCACATGCGTCGCCAAGGGGCACGCCCGGAGAAAAAAGTGCTTCCTGGAAACGCCATTTAACGGCCCGGGCTTATGATAATGCAGTATTTGTGGCAGCCGTCAATCAGGTCGGCGAAAACAATGCAGGACTTAAGTTCCCCGGGATTTCAATGATGTTCGGTCCCGACGGATTTTTGGCAGGTGAAAACATTGCATACAAAACTAAAATGGACACCCATGTACTGAACATATCGTTGCTTGAACACATCCGCACCCATAAAATGAGATATTTCCTGCCCAATCGACGGGAAAACCTCATTGATGGATAG
- a CDS encoding VacJ family lipoprotein, translating into MKFYFVLIVMILTLITGTVVAGNTVDQAGQTPSPRLEPGLDSAEDDAFETDIFQEDQADQSPHAMIADPLEGLNRAVFVFNDKLYMYGLKPIAKGYTRVVPFVARKGIKNFFNNLFFPIRFINDLLQGKGEAAGMEFSAFFINTTLGFGGLNNFAQKYVGIQLQDEDFGQTLGVYGIGSGPYLVLPVLGPSSLRGVVGRAGDWFVNPINYAQPWEVSWGAWGLEKVSWTSFYIEDYEAFKKAAIDPYTAIRNAYIQNRNALVKDVAGARKLKNSKE; encoded by the coding sequence ATGAAATTTTATTTTGTCCTTATTGTGATGATCCTGACACTGATCACAGGCACGGTTGTTGCCGGCAACACCGTCGATCAAGCCGGACAAACACCTTCCCCTAGGTTAGAGCCAGGCCTTGATTCGGCAGAGGATGACGCATTTGAAACTGATATTTTTCAGGAGGATCAGGCAGATCAGAGCCCCCATGCCATGATAGCGGATCCCCTTGAGGGATTGAACCGCGCTGTATTCGTTTTTAACGATAAGCTTTACATGTATGGCTTGAAGCCTATTGCCAAGGGGTATACCCGGGTTGTTCCCTTTGTTGCCCGTAAAGGGATTAAAAATTTTTTTAACAACCTGTTTTTTCCAATCCGCTTTATTAATGACCTGCTCCAGGGTAAGGGTGAGGCAGCAGGTATGGAGTTCTCCGCTTTTTTCATAAATACAACCCTTGGTTTTGGCGGATTAAATAATTTTGCCCAAAAATATGTGGGTATTCAGCTTCAGGATGAAGATTTTGGCCAGACCCTTGGGGTATACGGAATCGGCAGCGGACCTTATCTGGTGTTGCCGGTTCTGGGGCCCAGTTCCTTGAGAGGTGTTGTTGGTCGGGCAGGGGATTGGTTTGTTAATCCCATCAATTATGCACAGCCTTGGGAGGTGTCCTGGGGAGCCTGGGGACTTGAAAAAGTCAGTTGGACATCATTTTATATCGAAGATTATGAAGCGTTCAAAAAAGCTGCTATAGATCCTTACACCGCAATACGTAACGCCTACATCCAAAATCGTAACGCACTTGTCAAGGATGTGGCCGGTGCACGAAAATTAAAGAACAGTAAAGAATAG
- the mlaD gene encoding outer membrane lipid asymmetry maintenance protein MlaD, translated as MKLINKELYVGIFVIIGILCAGYLTIVLGGVPMFSPKGYTLYAYFTSVSGLKDGASIEMAGVEIGNVSEIMLDKERLEAKVYLRINQGIELSEDSIASIKTAGIIGEKFVSISPGGSDIMLEDKESLSNTESALDIESLVRKFIFKDDN; from the coding sequence ATGAAATTAATAAATAAGGAATTGTATGTAGGTATCTTTGTAATTATCGGTATCTTGTGTGCGGGGTATCTTACTATTGTCCTGGGTGGTGTCCCGATGTTCAGCCCAAAAGGTTATACGCTGTATGCATATTTCACCTCAGTAAGCGGTTTAAAAGACGGTGCCAGTATTGAAATGGCCGGCGTTGAGATCGGCAATGTCTCTGAAATCATGCTCGACAAAGAGCGTCTGGAAGCCAAGGTCTATTTAAGGATCAACCAAGGGATAGAACTCAGCGAAGACAGCATTGCCTCTATTAAAACCGCAGGCATTATCGGCGAAAAATTTGTTTCCATTTCTCCGGGGGGATCTGATATCATGCTTGAAGACAAAGAATCGCTTAGTAATACCGAATCTGCCTTGGATATTGAATCACTGGTCAGAAAATTTATCTTTAAAGATGATAATTGA
- a CDS encoding ATP-binding cassette domain-containing protein: MDHPFIELIDLHKTFSGNNVLDGVNLSIEKGLVTCVIGKSGTGKSVLLKHIIGLMQPDSGQVCVNGMPTTKMDYIQKHRFHKQISYMFQDNALFDFLTVWENIALPLTEKKKIPMDQIRQRVKEKMAALEISSHETKYPAQLSGGIRKRVALARALITEPVAVLFDEPTSGLDPVRRNSVNAMISTYQKEFGFTAVIVSHDIPQIFTVSQRVAMLDQGKIIYFGNSDGIFQTDNEVVKAFISGKGP, encoded by the coding sequence ATGGATCACCCTTTCATTGAATTGATAGATCTTCACAAAACTTTTTCCGGCAATAATGTGCTTGATGGGGTAAATCTTTCCATTGAAAAAGGACTGGTGACTTGTGTCATTGGAAAAAGCGGCACCGGCAAATCCGTGTTGCTCAAGCATATCATCGGACTTATGCAGCCTGATTCAGGGCAGGTCTGTGTGAATGGTATGCCCACAACTAAAATGGACTATATTCAAAAACATCGGTTTCACAAACAGATATCCTATATGTTTCAGGATAATGCCTTGTTTGATTTTTTAACGGTGTGGGAAAATATTGCTTTGCCTCTCACTGAGAAGAAAAAGATACCTATGGATCAGATCCGGCAGCGGGTAAAGGAAAAAATGGCGGCGCTGGAGATCAGCAGTCACGAAACTAAATATCCTGCCCAGCTATCAGGCGGCATAAGAAAGCGTGTGGCGCTTGCCCGGGCCTTGATCACAGAGCCTGTTGCCGTTCTTTTTGACGAACCGACGTCCGGGCTTGATCCGGTGAGAAGAAACAGTGTTAATGCCATGATTTCCACATACCAGAAGGAATTTGGCTTTACAGCTGTTATTGTCAGCCATGATATTCCACAGATTTTTACCGTATCACAGCGAGTGGCCATGCTTGACCAGGGTAAGATTATTTATTTTGGAAACAGTGATGGGATTTTTCAGACTGATAATGAGGTCGTAAAGGCTTTTATATCAGGGAAAGGGCCTTGA
- a CDS encoding ABC transporter permease → MIKPRIEKLGVACIDDTRSLGRISIFFFQGIWRNFMPFVQVSKIMEQVWFIGYKSMFVIVLTALFTGMVLGLQGYYTLVDFGSEASLGSAVAMTLIRELGPVLSAIMITARAGSAMAAEIGVMRISEQIDALVTMDIHPVRFTFSPRLAASIISFPLLTALFDVTGIFGGFLTGVVMLDVNQYIYMDRVIRSIELADVTGGFIKALVFGAIVSTMCCYKGFFAHMSGTETGQGAKSVSLATTNAVVNSCILILVSDYIITSFLV, encoded by the coding sequence ATGATCAAACCCCGTATTGAAAAATTAGGCGTAGCCTGCATTGACGACACCCGATCCCTTGGTCGCATATCGATTTTCTTCTTCCAGGGCATATGGCGTAATTTCATGCCTTTTGTTCAGGTCTCCAAGATTATGGAACAGGTGTGGTTTATTGGTTACAAATCCATGTTTGTCATCGTTTTAACCGCTTTGTTTACCGGGATGGTACTTGGGCTTCAAGGGTACTACACCCTGGTGGATTTTGGTTCTGAGGCGTCCCTTGGATCCGCCGTTGCCATGACACTTATCCGTGAACTTGGGCCCGTGCTGTCCGCCATCATGATTACGGCCCGGGCCGGGTCTGCCATGGCTGCGGAGATTGGTGTCATGCGGATTTCAGAACAGATTGACGCCCTTGTAACCATGGATATTCATCCGGTTCGATTCACCTTCTCTCCTCGCCTTGCAGCCTCCATTATCAGCTTTCCGCTTTTAACTGCTCTTTTTGATGTTACAGGCATATTCGGCGGGTTTCTAACCGGTGTCGTGATGCTGGATGTTAACCAATATATATATATGGACAGAGTGATCCGGAGCATTGAACTTGCAGATGTCACCGGTGGGTTTATCAAAGCCCTGGTATTTGGCGCGATCGTCTCTACGATGTGCTGCTACAAAGGTTTTTTTGCCCATATGTCAGGGACTGAGACAGGGCAGGGGGCTAAAAGCGTATCCCTGGCCACCACGAATGCGGTTGTCAATTCCTGCATCCTTATTCTGGTTTCCGATTACATCATCACCTCTTTTCTGGTTTAA